Proteins from a genomic interval of Nautilia sp. PV-1:
- a CDS encoding allophanate hydrolase subunit 1 — protein MEIKFKQAGIDSLLIEFGIAIDQDLHKIVILNSEILKPYFLEVTVSYTTILVKYGIDQTFEATVEKIKEMLVFNGEFNVNKGKIITIGAYYGEETGFDLKRVAYYHKTSVKNIIKIHSSKIYHVYALGFLPGFAYMAATDIYLPMKKNFINVPKGSIGVAGVQTGIYPLESLSGWNIIARTYEKLFDENIDGFSLLKVGDRVKFEPVTKEEFINRGGQIEGD, from the coding sequence ATGGAAATTAAATTTAAACAGGCCGGTATCGATAGTTTATTAATAGAATTTGGAATTGCAATTGATCAGGATTTGCATAAAATCGTAATATTAAACAGTGAAATTTTAAAACCGTATTTTTTGGAAGTTACAGTGTCGTATACAACCATACTTGTAAAATACGGAATTGATCAGACTTTTGAAGCCACTGTTGAAAAAATAAAAGAAATGCTGGTTTTTAATGGCGAATTCAACGTTAATAAAGGTAAAATAATTACAATAGGCGCTTATTACGGGGAGGAAACAGGCTTTGATTTGAAAAGAGTCGCTTATTATCATAAAACAAGTGTTAAAAATATAATAAAAATCCATTCTTCAAAAATATATCATGTTTATGCTTTGGGTTTTTTACCCGGTTTTGCATATATGGCAGCCACGGATATTTATCTCCCAATGAAAAAAAATTTTATTAATGTGCCTAAAGGGTCAATAGGTGTTGCAGGTGTGCAGACAGGTATATATCCTTTGGAAAGTTTAAGCGGATGGAATATAATAGCAAGAACATATGAAAAACTTTTTGATGAAAATATTGACGGTTTTTCTCTGCTGAAAGTCGGAGACAGGGTAAAATTCGAACCTGTAACAAAAGAAGAGTTTATTAACAGAGGCGGTCAAATTGAGGGTGATTAA
- a CDS encoding biotin-dependent carboxyltransferase family protein, producing MIKVLNSGFLSTFQDMGRAGYTDIGLTHSGVMDEFSYLLANALLGDREKACIEVAFGKFEFEVLSDVSAAVCAPEGEIEINGEVFKINRSFKLKKGDKVKIKSLKKGNFLYLCIKGGFDAPKKYSSASVSIREKILSPIENGDVLKANTPDVVPVRYSTIAQESGEFLNLRIIFGHQKELFDTDEFLKKDFELLRINRQGAVLKGDIKPKKGDIISEGISFGTVQISGGGNPIVLLKEHQTIGGYPKIGNVLPIDCFKLSQFRGKKIKFQEIKLEEAKKEVIDFYAFFKKLNFSFYEMYH from the coding sequence GTGATTAAAGTATTAAACAGCGGATTTTTAAGCACGTTTCAGGATATGGGCAGAGCCGGGTATACGGATATAGGTCTTACCCACAGCGGCGTAATGGATGAATTTTCCTATCTTTTGGCAAACGCTTTATTGGGAGACAGGGAGAAAGCCTGTATAGAAGTTGCTTTTGGAAAATTTGAATTTGAGGTTTTAAGCGATGTTTCCGCGGCTGTATGCGCTCCTGAAGGTGAAATCGAAATAAATGGAGAAGTATTTAAAATAAACCGCAGTTTTAAGCTGAAAAAAGGCGATAAGGTTAAAATAAAATCCTTAAAAAAAGGCAATTTTTTATATCTGTGTATTAAAGGAGGATTTGACGCTCCGAAAAAATATTCCAGCGCCAGTGTGAGTATAAGAGAAAAAATACTCTCTCCTATAGAAAACGGGGATGTGTTAAAAGCAAACACACCTGATGTTGTACCTGTCAGATATTCCACTATTGCGCAGGAATCCGGGGAATTCTTAAATTTAAGAATAATATTCGGTCATCAAAAAGAACTGTTTGATACGGATGAGTTTTTGAAAAAAGATTTTGAACTGTTAAGGATTAACAGACAGGGAGCTGTTTTAAAAGGAGATATAAAGCCTAAAAAAGGCGATATTATATCCGAAGGTATAAGCTTCGGAACGGTTCAGATATCGGGCGGGGGCAATCCTATCGTGCTTCTTAAAGAACATCAGACCATAGGAGGCTATCCTAAAATAGGTAACGTATTGCCTATAGACTGTTTTAAACTTTCCCAGTTCAGAGGTAAAAAAATTAAATTTCAGGAAATAAAACTTGAAGAGGCAAAAAAAGAAGTAATAGATTTTTATGCTTTTTTTAAAAAACTGAATTTCAGTTTTTATGAAATGTATCATTAA
- a CDS encoding transglycosylase domain-containing protein: MFKKIFTFFLILGFIITLGVLGYFLYLYNSIRFASEKIIYYNPPLSARFYDRNGNLLAVKYKNQNRFYVKYKDIPGRVIETLIATEDTSFFEHEGINFNAILRALVKDIKAGKKVEGASTITQQLVRNIYLNRKKTIQRKLKEMIISLKVEHFLTKEQILERYLNQIYLGHGYYGIATAAYGYFHKSLKDLTLKEIAMLIALPKGPSLYDPTRNYELNIKRADRIIKRMYILGWISPQEYKQAILARPKVYKKMLEEKAPYAVDTAIMRLLPKYPDLFTKGYDIYLTIDLPTQKLAQETVKWNKQRLLNMNPDLNGTQLNGAMITVRPQTGEVLALVGGADYQKSKFNRAVQSRRSVGSSIKPFIYQIALNIGYNPASLVPDISRTFKIPSDVPDEDKYWKPKNYEKNTLGLITLREALVHSRNLATINLVMSMGLDTVLKEMYTFGFDKLPDNLSIALGSVGESMWKFSELYTIFSNYGTKSKVHIIKKIVIPRENVTITTEPKYEYIEPECQAYLITNILEDVVKKGTGRKAKVKGIQIAGKTGTTNDFRDAWFCGYTPDTETLVWFGNDDSTTLGKSMSGGRVSAPAFAYFYRHLLEIHPELIRKFKIPKGVHYYFINGHKELFTKQSPPPKQETYVPVF; encoded by the coding sequence TTGTTCAAAAAAATATTCACATTTTTTCTTATATTGGGATTTATTATAACACTGGGCGTTTTAGGCTATTTTTTATATTTATATAACTCAATCAGATTCGCAAGCGAAAAAATCATATATTACAACCCACCTCTTAGTGCAAGATTTTACGACAGAAACGGAAATCTGCTGGCCGTAAAATACAAAAACCAAAACCGCTTTTACGTAAAATACAAAGACATCCCCGGAAGAGTCATAGAAACGCTTATAGCAACGGAAGACACGTCATTTTTCGAACATGAAGGTATAAATTTCAATGCCATACTCAGAGCTTTAGTTAAAGACATAAAAGCCGGTAAAAAAGTAGAAGGTGCGTCTACAATAACCCAGCAGCTTGTAAGAAACATCTATCTTAACCGTAAAAAAACCATCCAGAGAAAACTCAAAGAAATGATTATTTCTCTTAAAGTGGAACATTTCCTGACAAAAGAACAGATACTTGAAAGATACCTGAACCAGATCTATTTAGGTCACGGCTATTACGGAATCGCCACTGCGGCTTACGGATATTTCCATAAAAGCCTTAAAGACCTCACTCTTAAAGAAATCGCTATGCTTATCGCACTTCCGAAAGGGCCTTCTTTATACGACCCTACAAGAAATTACGAACTGAATATCAAAAGAGCAGACAGAATTATCAAAAGAATGTATATTTTGGGATGGATATCCCCGCAGGAATATAAACAGGCCATTCTCGCAAGACCTAAAGTTTATAAAAAAATGCTTGAAGAAAAAGCCCCTTATGCAGTAGATACAGCTATTATGAGACTGCTTCCGAAATATCCGGACTTGTTTACCAAAGGCTACGATATTTACCTTACAATCGACCTGCCTACGCAAAAACTGGCGCAGGAAACCGTCAAATGGAATAAACAGAGGCTTCTAAACATGAATCCGGACCTTAACGGCACACAGCTTAACGGAGCCATGATAACCGTAAGACCTCAAACTGGCGAAGTGCTTGCCCTGGTCGGAGGAGCGGATTACCAGAAAAGCAAATTCAACCGCGCCGTCCAGTCAAGAAGAAGCGTGGGAAGCTCCATTAAACCTTTTATCTACCAGATCGCTTTAAACATAGGATACAATCCCGCGAGTCTTGTTCCGGATATAAGCAGAACATTCAAAATTCCAAGCGACGTGCCCGATGAGGACAAATACTGGAAACCTAAAAACTATGAAAAAAACACATTAGGACTGATTACCCTCAGAGAAGCTCTTGTCCACTCAAGAAACCTGGCAACGATTAACCTGGTGATGTCTATGGGACTGGACACGGTGCTTAAAGAAATGTATACGTTCGGATTTGACAAACTGCCTGACAATTTAAGTATAGCCCTTGGAAGTGTGGGTGAAAGCATGTGGAAATTCAGCGAACTGTATACGATATTCAGCAACTACGGAACAAAAAGCAAAGTTCACATAATCAAAAAAATAGTTATTCCAAGAGAAAACGTAACAATAACAACGGAACCTAAATACGAATATATAGAACCCGAATGCCAGGCTTATCTTATAACGAATATCCTTGAAGACGTAGTAAAAAAAGGAACGGGTAGAAAAGCAAAAGTAAAAGGTATTCAAATAGCCGGTAAAACCGGTACTACCAATGATTTCAGAGATGCATGGTTCTGCGGCTACACTCCTGATACGGAAACACTGGTCTGGTTTGGAAACGACGACTCGACTACACTTGGCAAAAGTATGTCGGGCGGACGTGTTTCAGCTCCGGCTTTTGCATATTTTTACAGACATCTGCTTGAAATACACCCTGAGCTTATAAGAAAATTCAAAATACCAAAAGGTGTTCATTACTACTTTATAAACGGACACAAAGAGCTGTTTACCAAACAGTCTCCTCCTCCGAAACAGGAAACTTACGTTCCTGTTTTTTAA
- a CDS encoding pyridoxal phosphate-dependent aminotransferase family protein: protein MYEKELAVLKQKNRLRERKLYDENIIDLASNDYLGLAHNGQILDKAYTHAKKYRSHAAKASMLVNGYHPSHQLLEEKLKKLNNFEDALILGSGFLANLALFELGRKGDLFIVDEEYHASGIIGSRLTGAEVKFFAHNDIEDLAAKAENYKNYKRVFVVVEGVYSMEGDKVLKEITDFAQEIGILIIDEAHSVGVLGDNLMGITDEYNLNPEKTVKMGTLGKALGSYGAYILANKEIIQFLLNRAKSVIYTTALSPMDTLTAYYSLEEIEKNINFYKREINKRKLILNSDSLIKILPAQDNKALLLKQKHLFNRNILIGAIRPPTVKTPIFRIIGRLDVEIDIIQNTIDFLKE from the coding sequence ATGTATGAAAAAGAATTAGCCGTTTTAAAGCAAAAAAACAGATTAAGAGAAAGAAAATTATATGACGAAAACATAATAGACCTTGCCAGCAACGATTATTTAGGGCTTGCCCACAACGGTCAAATCCTGGACAAAGCATACACTCACGCAAAAAAATACCGATCCCATGCGGCAAAAGCTTCAATGCTTGTAAACGGATATCACCCTTCACATCAGCTGCTTGAAGAAAAGCTGAAAAAACTCAATAATTTTGAAGACGCTTTAATACTCGGAAGCGGATTTTTGGCCAATTTGGCACTTTTTGAGCTTGGAAGAAAAGGCGATTTGTTTATAGTGGATGAAGAATACCATGCAAGCGGAATCATAGGAAGCAGGCTGACAGGCGCCGAAGTAAAATTTTTTGCCCACAATGACATTGAAGATTTAGCTGCAAAAGCCGAAAATTATAAAAATTATAAAAGAGTATTTGTAGTCGTGGAAGGCGTATATTCGATGGAGGGAGACAAGGTTTTAAAAGAAATTACCGACTTTGCACAGGAAATAGGCATTCTTATAATAGATGAAGCACACAGTGTGGGAGTGCTGGGCGACAACCTGATGGGAATTACGGACGAATATAATCTTAATCCGGAAAAAACAGTTAAAATGGGGACTTTGGGAAAAGCTTTAGGAAGCTACGGAGCTTACATTCTCGCAAATAAAGAAATAATACAGTTTCTTCTGAACAGGGCAAAAAGCGTTATTTACACTACGGCTCTCAGTCCTATGGATACTTTGACGGCCTACTATTCGCTTGAAGAGATAGAAAAAAACATAAATTTTTATAAAAGAGAAATAAATAAGAGAAAATTAATCTTAAATTCAGATTCTTTAATTAAAATTCTACCTGCCCAAGACAATAAAGCACTCCTTTTAAAGCAAAAGCATTTATTTAACCGCAACATACTGATAGGGGCCATAAGGCCCCCGACCGTAAAAACGCCTATTTTTAGAATTATTGGACGCCTTGACGTCGAAATTGATATAATTCAAAATACAATTGATTTTTTAAAGGAATAA
- the alaS gene encoding alanine--tRNA ligase: MDIRKKFLEFFESKGHKVYPSAPLVPEDPTLLFTNAGMVPFKPIFTGEKPAPTPPRACSSQLCMRAGGKHNDLENVGYTNRHHTLFEMLGNFSFGDYFKEEAIAYAWEFVTEVLELPKERLWITIHDSDDEAGKIWEKYVPKERIVKMGDKDNFWQMGDTGPCGPCSEIHFDQGADKFNSPEDYLGGDGDRFLEIWNLVFMQYNRDENGKLTPLPKPSIDTGMGLERITAIKEGVTSNYDSSIFRPLLEKIVEITGKEYHTDKRGASHRVIADHIRAVTFLTAQGVQFSREGRGYVLRRILRRGVRHGYLLGQRAPFMYKIVDTLAEQMGEQYPYLLEKKESVKDTIKLEEERFFETIDKGMQLFEEELKKTTGDTFSGEVAFKLYDTYGFPLDLTQDMLREVNKQVDMKTFNTLMQEQKDRARANWKGSGDVKINLKDLEKVENNKFVGYEHTEYKTKVKALFDENMNMVDSLNGSGWVMLEETPFYSESGGQVGDKGELVKDGKAVAKVVDTKKFDDKNLSKVVEAELKTGDEVLAKVDESRSEITKNHTATHLLHAALRKVLGEHVTQAGSLVEANRLRFDFTHPKALTKEELESIEEMVNRVIAKSIPGEVKEMSIDEAKKMGAMALFGEKYGDVVRVVKFGDFSVELCGGTHVNNTAEVNSFYIIKESGVSAGVRRIEAVAGFGAYKYAKGFRDLVEEIKSENKAKDLKVFVEKQKEEIKKLKTEIKELEKAAVKEIKPVSKDGINYIIERIDNANLREIATDLKGRVDNLVAFLAGENKGKVTLVAVSTIDSVKAGDLIKNYAPIVGGKGGGKPDFAQGGGKDAGKIDELIAKVKEDLI; encoded by the coding sequence ATGGATATAAGAAAAAAGTTTTTGGAATTTTTTGAAAGCAAGGGGCATAAAGTTTATCCTTCGGCTCCTTTGGTTCCGGAAGATCCTACCCTTCTTTTTACAAACGCGGGAATGGTCCCTTTTAAGCCTATTTTTACGGGTGAAAAACCGGCTCCTACACCGCCTAGAGCATGTTCTTCCCAGCTTTGTATGAGAGCGGGCGGAAAGCACAACGACCTTGAAAACGTAGGTTATACCAACAGACACCACACTCTTTTTGAAATGCTCGGAAATTTCAGCTTCGGTGATTATTTTAAAGAAGAAGCCATAGCTTATGCGTGGGAATTCGTAACCGAAGTGCTTGAGCTTCCAAAAGAGAGATTATGGATTACTATTCACGACAGCGACGACGAAGCCGGCAAAATATGGGAAAAATACGTTCCAAAAGAGAGAATAGTAAAAATGGGAGATAAAGACAACTTCTGGCAGATGGGTGACACGGGGCCTTGCGGACCTTGCAGCGAAATACATTTTGACCAGGGTGCGGATAAATTTAATTCTCCTGAAGATTATTTAGGGGGAGACGGAGACAGATTTCTTGAAATATGGAACCTTGTATTTATGCAGTATAACCGTGATGAAAACGGAAAACTGACTCCCCTTCCGAAACCTAGTATCGATACGGGGATGGGCTTAGAGAGAATTACGGCGATTAAAGAAGGCGTGACAAGCAACTACGACAGTTCTATTTTCAGACCGTTACTTGAAAAAATCGTAGAAATTACGGGCAAAGAATACCACACTGATAAAAGAGGCGCGAGCCACAGGGTAATTGCCGATCATATCAGGGCTGTTACGTTCCTGACGGCTCAGGGCGTGCAGTTCAGCAGGGAAGGAAGAGGTTACGTTCTTAGAAGAATTTTAAGAAGAGGCGTTAGACACGGATATCTTCTTGGACAAAGAGCTCCGTTTATGTACAAAATCGTAGATACTTTAGCTGAACAGATGGGAGAACAGTATCCGTATCTTCTTGAAAAGAAAGAATCGGTAAAAGATACTATAAAACTTGAAGAAGAGAGATTTTTCGAAACGATTGACAAAGGAATGCAGCTTTTCGAAGAAGAGCTTAAAAAAACAACAGGTGACACGTTCAGCGGCGAAGTTGCGTTTAAACTTTACGACACATACGGATTCCCGCTTGATTTAACTCAGGATATGCTTAGAGAAGTAAACAAACAGGTTGATATGAAAACGTTTAACACTCTTATGCAGGAACAAAAAGACAGAGCCCGTGCAAACTGGAAAGGAAGCGGGGACGTTAAGATTAACCTAAAAGATCTTGAAAAAGTGGAAAACAACAAATTCGTTGGATATGAGCATACGGAATATAAAACTAAAGTAAAAGCTCTTTTTGATGAAAATATGAATATGGTTGATTCGCTTAACGGCAGCGGATGGGTTATGCTTGAAGAGACTCCTTTTTACTCAGAAAGCGGTGGACAGGTAGGAGACAAGGGTGAACTTGTTAAAGACGGTAAAGCAGTCGCAAAAGTTGTGGATACTAAAAAGTTTGATGATAAGAACTTAAGCAAAGTAGTTGAAGCCGAGCTTAAAACAGGCGATGAGGTGTTGGCTAAGGTTGATGAAAGCAGAAGCGAAATTACCAAAAACCATACGGCTACACACCTTCTTCACGCGGCACTTAGAAAAGTATTAGGTGAGCATGTAACACAGGCAGGATCTTTAGTTGAAGCCAATAGACTCAGATTTGACTTCACGCATCCAAAAGCGCTTACAAAAGAAGAGCTTGAGAGTATAGAAGAGATGGTAAACAGGGTGATTGCCAAATCAATTCCTGGCGAAGTTAAGGAAATGAGTATTGACGAAGCAAAAAAAATGGGTGCTATGGCGCTTTTCGGAGAAAAATACGGAGATGTTGTAAGGGTTGTGAAATTCGGAGATTTCAGCGTAGAGCTTTGCGGTGGAACGCACGTAAACAACACGGCTGAGGTTAACAGCTTTTATATAATTAAAGAAAGCGGTGTAAGCGCGGGAGTCAGAAGAATTGAAGCCGTTGCGGGATTCGGTGCTTATAAATATGCTAAAGGATTCAGAGATCTTGTAGAAGAGATTAAGTCTGAAAACAAAGCAAAAGATCTAAAAGTGTTTGTAGAAAAACAAAAAGAAGAAATTAAAAAATTAAAAACCGAAATAAAAGAGCTTGAAAAAGCGGCTGTTAAAGAAATTAAACCGGTTAGTAAAGACGGAATCAATTACATTATAGAAAGAATCGACAATGCAAACCTAAGAGAAATCGCAACAGACCTTAAAGGAAGGGTTGATAATTTAGTGGCGTTTTTAGCGGGTGAGAACAAAGGCAAAGTTACGCTTGTGGCTGTTTCTACCATTGACAGCGTAAAAGCCGGAGATTTAATTAAAAACTACGCTCCTATCGTAGGAGGAAAAGGCGGAGGAAAACCTGATTTTGCACAGGGCGGCGGTAAAGATGCAGGTAAAATCGACGAGCTTATTGCAAAAGTAAAAGAAGATTTGATTTAG
- a CDS encoding response regulator transcription factor produces the protein MKILLVEDDKQLGRALKKTLEAKGYEVNHIEDGEDAFNDILINEYDVYLLDINLPKIDGLKLIKLIRHKNSEAIIIMITASAEIEDMEKAYGENHDGCDEYIKKPFHSEELLLRINHWLKVKKEQFVKSAEDLQKITIDNMDFYFDTLDLYIDGVLANLRKKEKRLLAILLKNIGKTVSKEEIVSYVWENENRKEYPLRQLVSELKNKLPKDYITSVVGIGYRFDKK, from the coding sequence ATGAAAATATTATTAGTCGAGGATGATAAACAGTTAGGGCGTGCACTTAAAAAAACACTTGAAGCTAAAGGGTATGAAGTTAATCATATTGAAGACGGGGAGGATGCTTTTAACGATATACTGATTAACGAATACGATGTTTATCTTTTAGATATAAACCTGCCTAAAATAGACGGACTTAAACTTATAAAACTTATAAGACATAAAAACAGCGAAGCAATAATCATAATGATTACCGCTTCCGCGGAAATTGAGGATATGGAAAAAGCATACGGCGAAAACCACGACGGATGCGATGAATATATAAAAAAACCTTTTCACAGCGAAGAACTTCTTCTTAGAATCAATCACTGGCTTAAAGTAAAAAAAGAACAATTTGTAAAAAGTGCGGAAGATCTTCAAAAAATTACAATTGACAATATGGATTTTTATTTTGACACGCTTGATCTGTATATAGACGGCGTATTGGCAAATCTTAGAAAAAAAGAAAAAAGACTTCTTGCAATACTGCTTAAAAATATAGGCAAAACTGTTTCTAAAGAAGAGATAGTGAGTTATGTGTGGGAAAATGAAAACAGAAAAGAATATCCTTTAAGACAACTAGTAAGCGAACTTAAAAACAAACTGCCTAAAGACTATATAACCTCCGTAGTCGGAATAGGATACAGATTTGATAAAAAATAA
- a CDS encoding HAMP domain-containing sensor histidine kinase: protein MIKNKKITLNRVIFIFFIIVTIVTFIFIYIQYNSSKKILVQSYINKFAFQSLQIKEKFKNVFDRALYIFKTHEETDVGKLYLLPFFYENGYMDLDNVAKVLNSDIKKGHYEIFMINRKYKVVKATYKPDIGYDLGKLPAFRKVLNDVFDGKEEINISNIFLDIASMNLKKYYLIRSPDKKYLLQLAYVVDIYNDLKKIYDFVRPSVKDLDIYFVNKYLIYKINMKKRYQKKAPLLTLYKNSYKILNEIIKCDESGENKKLQLQFGDKNAFLFKKVVDLFKKNNNIIKKFNYDKNELVMYTLINSVFDQTDNRVIIKTVYDIGSMKKDLDKLLNNLFLTFAFLILIFIMLYILIIHRASQTIIKLVNYMKKNEPCEDCSSFIKEIDELKESYNSLHYKLNMEIEKNKNLLDLNRRFIVDTIHQIRTPLNVIMLNMDLLKLEIQNKNVQDIIEEIDAAVAMLNNSYEDLAYLSSNNTAITYKPSHINISQVLKERVHFFNTIAKVNDKKLITDIDDDIEYYINRIEFERIVDNNISNAIKYSTDEDIFIELKKYKDKIILRFRSYGEPIKDPEKIFEKNYREQTHKRGLGLGLNIVKNICDKYSIRYKVYYENEMNVFEYRFKV from the coding sequence TTGATAAAAAATAAAAAGATAACACTTAACAGAGTTATTTTTATCTTTTTTATAATAGTTACTATAGTTACTTTTATATTTATATATATACAGTATAACAGTTCTAAAAAAATTTTGGTTCAGAGTTATATAAATAAATTTGCTTTTCAGTCTCTTCAGATTAAAGAAAAATTTAAAAATGTTTTTGACAGAGCTTTGTATATTTTCAAAACGCATGAAGAAACAGATGTAGGAAAGCTTTATTTACTGCCGTTTTTTTATGAAAACGGATATATGGATTTGGATAATGTTGCTAAAGTACTTAATTCGGATATAAAAAAAGGGCATTATGAAATTTTTATGATAAACAGAAAATATAAAGTTGTCAAAGCCACATATAAACCTGATATCGGTTATGATTTAGGCAAACTTCCTGCTTTTAGAAAAGTTTTAAATGATGTTTTTGATGGAAAAGAGGAAATAAATATTTCTAATATTTTTTTAGACATTGCCTCGATGAATCTTAAAAAATATTATCTTATACGTTCTCCGGATAAAAAATATCTTCTTCAGCTTGCATATGTTGTTGATATTTATAATGACCTTAAGAAAATATATGATTTTGTAAGACCGAGTGTCAAGGATTTGGATATATATTTTGTAAACAAATATCTGATATATAAAATAAATATGAAAAAAAGATATCAGAAAAAAGCCCCATTGCTTACACTTTATAAAAATTCATATAAAATATTAAATGAAATAATCAAATGTGACGAAAGCGGAGAGAATAAAAAGCTTCAGCTTCAGTTTGGAGATAAAAACGCTTTTCTTTTTAAAAAAGTTGTTGATTTGTTTAAGAAAAACAACAATATCATAAAAAAATTTAATTATGATAAAAACGAACTGGTTATGTATACGTTAATAAATTCCGTTTTTGACCAGACTGACAACAGGGTTATAATTAAAACCGTTTATGATATAGGAAGTATGAAAAAAGATTTGGATAAACTTTTAAACAATTTGTTTTTGACATTTGCATTCTTAATTTTAATATTTATAATGTTATATATACTTATTATTCATCGTGCATCACAGACGATTATCAAACTAGTTAACTATATGAAAAAAAACGAGCCTTGTGAGGACTGCAGTTCTTTTATTAAAGAAATAGACGAGTTAAAAGAAAGTTATAACTCTTTACATTACAAACTGAATATGGAAATAGAAAAAAATAAAAACCTGCTTGATTTAAACAGGAGATTTATCGTAGATACCATTCACCAGATAAGAACCCCTCTTAATGTTATTATGCTTAATATGGATTTATTAAAACTTGAAATTCAGAACAAAAACGTTCAGGATATTATTGAAGAAATAGACGCAGCCGTAGCCATGCTGAACAACTCTTATGAGGATTTGGCTTATTTGTCGTCAAACAATACCGCTATTACTTATAAACCTTCACATATAAATATTTCACAGGTGTTAAAAGAAAGAGTGCATTTTTTCAATACAATCGCAAAAGTTAACGATAAAAAGCTTATAACGGATATCGATGACGACATAGAATATTATATAAACAGAATAGAATTTGAAAGAATAGTGGACAATAATATTTCAAATGCAATTAAATATTCTACGGATGAGGATATATTTATAGAATTAAAAAAATATAAAGACAAAATAATTTTAAGATTCAGATCTTATGGAGAGCCGATAAAAGATCCTGAAAAAATATTTGAAAAAAATTACAGGGAACAGACTCATAAAAGAGGACTTGGCCTGGGACTTAACATTGTTAAAAACATATGCGATAAATATTCAATAAGATATAAAGTTTATTATGAAAATGAAATGAATGTATTCGAATACCGGTTTAAAGTTTAA
- the maf gene encoding septum formation inhibitor Maf, whose translation MILCSSSPTRAKLLKRAGVKFIQKSCSFDEESIVSEDPYEFVSVASLGKFKACIECFKNEDIVAADTVVTGSKEILRKAKSREDAKNILLKQSGREIRIVTSMWVKYNGRIFSRLDETVYEFEEFDQKDLEKYLDSGEWQGKAGACMVEGFCKKYIKNVKGYESTAMGLCVEELLKIIGVENVN comes from the coding sequence ATGATACTATGCAGTTCTTCTCCGACAAGAGCAAAATTATTAAAACGCGCAGGTGTGAAATTTATACAAAAAAGCTGCAGTTTTGACGAGGAAAGCATAGTTAGCGAAGATCCTTATGAGTTTGTGTCTGTAGCAAGTTTAGGAAAATTTAAAGCATGTATAGAATGCTTTAAAAATGAAGATATTGTAGCGGCTGACACCGTGGTTACGGGCAGTAAAGAGATTTTAAGAAAAGCTAAATCCCGTGAAGACGCTAAAAATATTTTATTAAAACAAAGCGGCAGAGAAATAAGAATAGTAACTTCTATGTGGGTTAAATATAACGGAAGAATTTTTTCGAGACTTGATGAAACTGTTTATGAATTTGAAGAGTTTGACCAAAAAGACCTGGAGAAATATCTTGATTCCGGAGAATGGCAGGGGAAAGCGGGAGCCTGTATGGTAGAAGGATTTTGTAAAAAGTATATTAAAAACGTTAAAGGTTATGAATCAACGGCTATGGGGCTTTGCGTAGAGGAATTATTAAAAATTATAGGAGTGGAAAATGTTAATTAG